Part of the Oryzias melastigma strain HK-1 linkage group LG11, ASM292280v2, whole genome shotgun sequence genome, tgttaatttaaaaaccttaaaatcaGAGCTGAGAATAAAATAGGctcttttcctgttgtttttttacaattctttaCTGACACATTTGTATCgtctgtttctgctgctctgctacgaagaaaacttttattttagactcTGAGATAAAAATGTGTCCAACATCATCGTCTGTTCTTGTGAAAACAGGCCAGGTTTCAACCTACCAACTGGCATCCCAGCAAGCTTTTGGTGTGGCGTATAAAATCACCCCCGAGACCACGGAGACGGAGAAGAACGTGATGAAGTGCTTCCAGGTTAACGGGACCAAAGATGAAGCCGTGCAACCACAGGGAACTCTGCCCGACCTGCAGGGCTTTCAGGTGTGTTCTTCATCTGATAGAGCTCAGGTAGTTTTCAGGTCCACGCCCACTTCTGCATGTCATCACAGTTAATAGTTCAGAATAAACAAGAgttctttttcacatttattcatCTCCATCGGCTGTTTGAAATGCAGCACAAAATGCTTCACACTTATGAAACTCTGCCATCAAACCCATGAAATTCTTCATGACAGTGAAAATAAGAAGGAAATGAAAAGATAAGGCGTTTCTTTTGGTAGcaggtgtttttatttatatcttaaatttaataaCAAATATCTAGAttaggagtgtcaaactcaatcacacaaggggacaaaatccaaaacacatctgagGTTGTAGGGCGAacaggttaaacatttattgaacactaaaactacatttttaaaacttaaaaaccttaattttttaacataattacaaactagatatatagcattacctgtgataatgctagtgtgaatgctgtaagctgaatttggctgctgaagatgctagtgaacAGATACctggaaacgctgaagctgatagccagctaaaatattagctaaatgctaaattatcctaaaaaacaaaaataaaaaaacacattttagccaaagcagctagcatgtatcagaaatattagctaaactccaaaatagcctaaaaaatcttagtaaaggccaaaatagtccaaaaaaagagtaccaatttttaaaactttaaaaccgtaactttttaacataattctgaataataaaaaggcaggaatattattccagaataaatcaacttaaaccttaaataactttcaatattttattctccataaaaatatattttatcaaaattatccAAGAtataaataagcacaagataacatcgggtcattaataacaataaaataaaatgatctggagggccggatccggcccccgggccttgactttgacacatgtgatctagatTGTATCTCTTTAGGTAAAAGAGTTGGACCGTATTGTGTCACCACAAAGTTATTTGAATCTTCCATGGATTTGTGGACCATGAATGGAGGTCCGTATCAAATCATGTGAGATGAAAAGAGTTATAACCATAATAATAAGACTTTACATCACTACTGGAAATAGACTCAATCTAAGGAGGATTTCTGCATCCTACAAACATCAACAAATAAACGTTTTAAACTTAGACAAGCATAAGTAATATCAAAACTTCCTGATCAGGCAGCAGTTGAACCGCTCTCCTCGTCTGCTGCTTCGTCCTGCAGTTCCTGAAGATGGAGTACCACGGAGGGTCGCTGTGTGAGGTGTGGCAGAATGTGACCATCGTGGGGCACAAGAAGAACACGTACACTCTGTGGGTGACAAAGTCTGAGGCCGACAGAAGACGGGGAACGGCGGTTCCCCTCCACTACGAGATGATGGGCTACAACACCCTGCTGGGGTCCCACTATGACAAGTACCTGGTGGACTACAAGGATTTCAGCAcccatctggaccccaaagtcTTCTCTCTGCCTGAAGGTTTGTGATCCCGCTGCAGATGGCGCCGCGCTGGGGCGGGGTGGGAGGAGTCTCTAAGTCCAGTGTGTTGTGACCAACCCCCAACACTGGCAGGCGGAACGTGAGGCCAACCcggaagtaacaaaacgttgcagtaccggcactgaccagagaggctggtgcttagagtgagcaaattcccatagactcccatgttaaaatcctcattttcagccctctagtaaacccctttaatgcctggtgcttaaagtttttatttcatcaatggctgcatatttgatccatgacaactctgaggggagtgaatttttttctaagtttgtaatttttttttaaaacagcatttattttcgCTTAATGAGGGGGGCGCggcctttgattgacaggtgacgatcgcggtggattctgggagcATGTTCCGGTGTTTTGCTGGTCTGCTACagatttagcgttagcatgagcGCTATATTTCGTTTTTTGTCCTGCTGCCGTGCTGTAAACTGTTCTAATATGATCTCTGGGAGTCATCTGTTGTCTTTTCTCTGGTAAGtactaaaagaataactttatatttgccgaaaataaatcattaatgtttattatgattatttattttagttccagtaATTCGATTTTTGGTATCTGTTTATCTTGTATGTTCCTCTCAGGTCTGCTTCTGGTGGTGAGTGGATTTATAATCCAAAacagcatttacattttaaggcagtaaaattttaattttaacatataAAGATGACTCTTGTTGATGTatgtgattcaataaaaatcatgtttaaagtATAGCGGGTGAACTCGgtcccgccccctttccccatATTTGGAACGTCCGTGTCAGGAGGTGTTAACTCCAGCCAATATGGCTGCGGTCGTGAGCTTGATGTTCACGCTTCATTTCGGGGTGTCAGTCCCCGATCCAAtttccctaaccacgccctaaaCGCGCGCACATGTATTACGTGACTTCCCTTTtgcgccattttttttctaaaactttattactCGCGCTGGTTGACAGTTTTAACACGATTTGCGGCAGCTGGATGATCGGGTAGCCCAttgagtcatttatttatttagttagtttttataactttattttttagaactgaagacatggaacaaaaaagaaacacaacatacTGGGGATTGCAAATACAGCTATGATGAGATGTTATGTTTTACAAAggaatcataaaatgtttaaatattagattaaaaaaatcttattaataTCAACGGGAACGTTTATTGTTCCCATGCTCATATCCCAAAAGGTTNNNNNNNNNNNNNNNNNNNNNNNNNNNNNNNNNNNNNNNNNNNNNNNNNNNNNNNNNNNNNNNNNNNNNNNNNNNNNNNNNNNNNNNNNNNNNNNNNNNNNNNNNNNNNNNNNNNNNNNNNNNNNNNNNNNNNNNNNNNNNNNNNNNNNNNNNNNNNNNNNNNNNNNNNNNNNNNNNNNNNNNNNNNNNNNNNNNNNNNNNNNNNNNNNNNNNNNNNNNNNNNNNNNNNNNNNNNNNNNNNNNNNNNNNNNNNNNNNNNNNNNNNNNNNNNNNNNNNNNNNNNNNNNNNNNNNNNNNNNNNNNNNNNNNNNNNNNNNNNNNNNNNNNNNNNNNNNNNNNNNNNNNNNNNNNNNNNNNNNNNNNNNNNNNNNNNNNNNNNNNNNNNNNNNNNNNNNNNNNNNNNNNNNNNNNNNNNNTTTTTTGTATCTGTATGTTCCTCTCAGGTCTGCTTCTGGTGGTGAGTGGATTTATAATccaaaaaagcatttacattttaaggcagtaaaattttaattttaacatataGAGATGACTCTTGTTGATGTGTGTGATTcaattaaaatcatgtttaaagtATAGCGGGTGAACTCGgtcccgccccctttccccatATTTGGAACGTCCGTGTCAGGAGGTGTTAACTCCAGCCAATATGGCTGCGGTCGTGAGCTGGATGTTCACGCTTCATTTCGGGGTGTCAGtccccgatcccctttccctaaccacgccctaatcACGCGCCCATGTATAACGTGACTTCCCTTTtgcgccattttttttctaaaactttattactCGCGCTGGTTGACAGTTTTAACACGATTTGCGGCAGCTGGATGATCGGGTAACCCAttgagtcatttatttatttagttagtttttataactttattttttagaactgaagacatggaacaaaaaagaaacacaacatacAGGGGATTGCAAATACAGCTATGATGAGATGTTATGTTTTACAAAGgcatcataaaatgtttaaatattagattaaaaaaatcttattaataTCAACGGGAACGTTTATTGTTCCCGTGTTCATATCCCAAAAGGTTTTTTGGAGAAACCTCAGAAATTGGAATAATCTTTAACTTTACTTTCACCCTTTTTGTGCCTCAGACGTATTAACATTTATGGAAAATGTAttcacaaatattaatattattttactaattaagAAATGTAGTATTCATTGTTGTTAATAGAAAGATTGTAAACatcctgtttaaaaaacagattcaaaataTATGATGTCTCATTAAAAACCATGAAATCCTCAAAAACTGTCCAGATAACCTTTGAACAAATCTCTGTTTGGTTAttgtttccttcctttttatgtctttattttccttcttacTGTAGTTAACATCTTATTTCTTAAGTATTTTGACCCCAGCTGTTCCTTTTGCATCAATCCTATTGAAACTTAAACctatttgttttagaaatgttctcCATGTTTGAAACAAACTGTTCTGAGACTTTGAAGACCAACCAAACCTTACCTTATTTTGGCCAAATATTGTATTGATAAATGTGAATAtacaaatgacaaatatttgacCATTTTCTCTGTTGAATTAAAACGTATAATTAATCTAATAACTGAGAATTTCATGCCTTTCAAAGACTgaaacatattcataaataatgatttgaacaattggtgaaacttttttctctccattcttttagtttgtgattaatagaaggctctgtagtttttctttgttttcttttttgctaatttcacGTTGAACTAAGCATTTTTAGTAATATACATGTGCGCTATTAGGGCGTGGTTAGGTAAAGGGGATCGGGTACTGACACGTGTCactgtggaagtcaatgggtgacgtcCGAGATGATtgtctaattatatattatgtCTGTGGCCTTAACTGATTGGAGACGTTCACCACCTGGATTAACTGCTCTGTATTTACTACTCTACTAGACCGCACCGGACCGCTCAATAGAAACGAGACTTAGCTTAGCTAGCTAGCGAGATTTCGTCacgtttcccagcatgcactgcggctcaaaatttatctttttaaaggaaaaaaacatttaaaatcatttttgttttcaccctattttatttaaaactaacaaacataTAGTGTGTAattcaaatttgcaaaaaacagtGGAGTTAAAACCATATGTTTGCACGTGTGGGTAACAAAGGGGTATAAATAGCAATCGGCGACAATCGTCTATTGGTTCAAACTTGGAAGTGTGCTCACGTGCTGGAAGGCACCTCGAGCTGCTCCTTGCACCCTGGGGGTTAACCCGGGGACCCGCCAGGGCGCTAGGAGCAGCTCGAGCGGGGGACTGGTGAAGGCGGGCGGTAGAAAGCGATTACCGTAAAATACAAGGGCACCCAACTACATGTCTCAGGCGCTACCAGTGAGTACTCAGCACAGTACAAGCTGGTAGCGAATACTGGACTGTAGAGCTTACTCAATGAGTACCCTGCCAGTTCCCCTCCCAGGTTTGAACCCGCCAGACGCTTGGCCAGCgtctggtgtattttttttttaaataaatgttactatgTTAGTTATGACTGaatatttctaatgtttttcttactgaTGAATTATACacgtaagggataatacccgacgaagtgtgcgttaatttctcataatggagggttttatcccgcttataccatggtcatttacaaaataaataaacattcgatcaatatttagtactttattcttgttaattctttggtttagctcatttttcacaaaaaagcggactatttgatcgtGATGCGGCTTGTTCTCACGGTGACACCGCGGAGAGCCTGAAGCctttacagacctcagctgcagcggtaaagtgtcgctgttttgaaaagaaaaaccggacaaattaggattttttttccttctttttctgaagttaagcCTTTAGTGggcagctagaacataaacggcacacaatcagcttctgtctctgtgtttcatttcacgaggttcgctcttctgagctgctctaaaagcagaaactccctcttgtggtgaaacagaagactacacctttcatgccgAGTACTGTTTTATTAGAATAActaattttataaacaaattatCGAAGTTATGCCCAACATTATGGGGTGGAGGgttgaaactatgtcctagaaaaaaacagttttttattattattattattatgggtAAAAAGTGCATGGCCATAataaaaaaggacactttgaaaAGAAAGAGACTTTGAGATGTTAACCTTAAACAAACAGGTTAAACGAGATTGTCAACCTTTAAGCATCTTCTGTCTTTATTTAACTGATGCTGAAGTACACAACATCTGTAAATCCAGAGGtttgaagaaacaaagaaacgCTGACACACCCATAGTCTGCAGAGTCATGGAAAGTCCTACAGGGATGAAGTAGGTCATAATCAGTGAATTGCTGACATGCAAACGCATCTTCCAATTGGAACTCACAGGGAACTGAGCGCTTTGAAAAAAGGCCTTGGCAAAGACAGATGAAAGACGAAGGAGcaacaacaagaacaaaaatagattaattttgTGATTCCTGCTGCTTCTGCATGCCACACCGAGCTTGAAATACTTGGAGAGCATGAAAGGTGAATCAACGAGAAACTGTCACTTCTAGATTCATTTAAAGACTGAATcactttcttctgctgctgtctcaCAGACACCACACCAATCATGTTTCAGTCTTTTTGTCATCCATCTATTACTGTAGTATGTTCAAGTTTCTCCCAGGTCTTTGAACACATTCTTCCAAGTACTCACCTGTAAAGATTCATGTTGTAAATAATCCACCGCGGTGCAGCTTTCCTGGAGAATTGAAGCTGTTAGCCGTTAGCATTGAGGAGTCGCAGACGGTAGAGCTGTGGGCGTGAACTAAAACAGACCGGAGGAAAAGCGGGTGAACTCGGTCCTGCCCCTTTCCCCCATATTTGGAACGTCCGTGTGAGGCGGAGTTAACTCCAGCCAATATGGCTGCGGCCATGAGCTGaatattcaggcttcatttcagggactgtggaagtcaatgggtgacgtcagagatgatgcgtctaattatatattaagtctatggttgTGACAGGCATGAGCTGTGGAGGCTTTCCGGGTCCAGGAGTGGAGCACCACATGCTGGCTAACCCCATGAAAGAGATCATCCACACGTCTGCCGCGGGACACTCGCAGAAGATGTTCGGCCACTTCAAGGAGAAGTTCCAGCGTCGGTACGGAGGCGAGCGGGAGCACGAGGAGCGGGAGCACGCCTTCCTGCACAACCTGCGGTGAGACGGCCGTCTGTCTGCTTCCCCCAGGACGTCCCGACTCATTAGGCAGGTTTGTGTTGCAGGTTTATCCACTCCAAGAACCGCGCCCGGCTGCCCTTCACCCTCGCCCTCAACTCGCTGGCAGATCGCACCGCGTCCGAGTTACGGAGCATGCGTGGAGGGAAACGTGGAAAGACGCCAAACAGAGGACGACCCTTCCCCTCCACGCTCTACAGAGGGGTGAAGGTTCCAGAGACGCTGGACTGGAGGCTCTATGGTGCGTATGCTTATATCTGGAGTTCAAAGAGCTCATCAAAGCTTGGATTTATTGATAGGCTCAATGAGACGacgtgtttttgtgttttgaagtactttgttttattacattaatgTACTGAAGCTTTTGTTGCTAGTTCAAACTCCAGAGACGCTTTCTTTCACACTAAGACTCATTCTCCTGAGAGTAAATCCAGAGTTGTGGCAGCTCATGAAGAATCGATGGAATAACTTCTGTGGGATTGATCGTTTTAAAGTGGGGATATTTCTCTTTTCAAAAGCTGCACCGCCACGTTGTATGAGGTCGAATCAGGAggaaagtgaacgaaaaaacagactgaatatttgaaaaagaaaatttgaaagcagttttaaacttgaaaattaaaaatgaaaacttgaaggaaatattgaaaaaaaagtaaatcgcaaactaaaaatgtttatttgtactttcaactgtcctgtttttggttttcattctttgctttcagttttctgttttgagtttcaattcagattttgtAGTTTTCGCTGCCAAGCTGATCCTAATTtaacatgggggcggggctttgagctcattggctacctgGACAGGTTTACCATAGAGTGACAGAGAGGAAtcctcactacacattttctactcttttctcagacacacatgaatattttcacagttttctctAATTTTTTACTCTCAATGTTCAaactttcacagaaaaataagtctGGATTTAGGATGAAAACAAGAACGAGCACACACACGCTGGATCAGAAAGCAGACTGTTTCAAGGGTTTTAATTGGACCACATGGCCCAAAAAACACAGTAAGGGTCACAAATTAGCTTTGAATCAATTCTACATACGAATttccaccaaaaaataaaatgtatatagtcttttttaatttatgctgacatgaaatgaaacatttgctgcattgagatgatcctatacttttattttgaaagggagtcatgTTATAACCAACGtcatctttagaaaaaacactattattctcataatgtttatgttttattcatgcagaaaaacaacagtttgttgatttttatgatCATAgtgaaaataacataaatacaaaggagCGTCTGACCTTCGTAAGACTGTGGCTCCAGCTGAGTCGTGGTGGTTAGAATTTCACCTGATTGGCTCTTTATATATTGAAGGTTTCAGACCCCTGCTTTATGTATCTATTGATAATTGTGTCAGAATCGAATCATCTCATAACTGAAACGTTGTCTCCTGAATGGGAATGGCATCGTGAGGTTCCTCAAGAGTCTTTAGCTGACAGGAACAAAATCCTTCCGTCTGGTGGTCCCCCcccagtgtgaatgtgtgaatgtgtctgtgactgtaaagcactgtgggccttcaaggaaggtagagaGACGCtctacaagtatacaccatttacagCTTCAGAAACATTCAGACTAGTTTCCTGTTGAACATGAAGAGAGATCTTTCTAACGTCTTTGACCCTCAGGCGCCGTCACACCAGTGAAGGACCAGGCCGTCTGCGGCTCCTGCTGGAGCTTTGCCACCACTGGAGCAATAGAGGGCGCTCTCTTCCTGAAGGTGAGAATCAAAACCACTTTCTGAGGTTTTTGGCTCCCTCCACTCTTCAAAAGTGCAGATGTTCAGGGACGGGCGCCATCTGTGATGATTGGATTTGGTTGTCCTGCAGTTGATCTGTTTTTCACATCCAGAACTATTGAATCCCCCAGACGATGCTGCTGCTTTAGAAACGAGGTTCCAACAATGAAACTAGTGCTgcaacaaacgattattttgatCATCgactaattattttttccgattagttgactaatcgggtcatgcttaaagtggatgtaaaacatatcttaaccatcattagctttaaactaagtcaaatctagatatataacactacctgtgataatgctaatgtgaatgctgtaagctgaatttggctgctgaagatgatagtgctgatagctgaaaatgctgaagctgatagccagctaaaatattagctaaatgccaaaatagcctaaaaacaaaaaaagccaaagttagccaaaacagctggcatgtagctgaaacattagctataATCcaaatcatctaaaaaaaacaaaacagtccaaaaagctagcagaatgctatcataactttcaactttactacagtctgactccatataatataaagtaacgactaatcgattattaaattagtcgtcaactggTCGACTAATCGAGGCAGCTGTAAATGCCACAGCAGCAGGTCCCAGTATTATAGGACAGGATGGAAATGGCAGAAAGGAAAGTTTAAATTTCGATAATTTAGATTGAacaatacagttttaaaggaaCATTTAACGTCATTCATGAGGATTTCCCTCTTTGTAGAACTTCAACCTGTAGTTGAATGAAACTCAGGTCCGGCTTCCCTCCATCACAAAGAGGGCAGAGCTCAAAGACATTCTTTCTCTGGCGTCGCCTAGCAACGGGATCCAAACATAGGGATGGTTTATTATGGGATCTGATGGCACCCTGTTGAAGTGACCAAATTCTTTGACTCTCTCTCACACTCGGCTCTCgataatgttcttttttttcccc contains:
- the zgc:110239 gene encoding digestive cysteine proteinase 1, which encodes MARLCHAALLLAAFGVIEGKSVRPLPDFGTTYHVKGVISLPYAEIVEPFQGWFDLASKSSRIDYYHGQVSTYQLASQQAFGVAYKITPETTETEKNVMKCFQVNGTKDEAVQPQGTLPDLQGFQFLKMEYHGGSLCEVWQNVTIVGHKKNTYTLWVTKSEADRRRGTAVPLHYEMMGYNTLLGSHYDKYLVDYKDFSTHLDPKVFSLPEGMSCGGFPGPGVEHHMLANPMKEIIHTSAAGHSQKMFGHFKEKFQRRYGGEREHEEREHAFLHNLRFIHSKNRARLPFTLALNSLADRTASELRSMRGGKRGKTPNRGRPFPSTLYRGVKVPETLDWRLYGAVTPVKDQAVCGSCWSFATTGAIEGALFLKSGSLQVLSQQMLVDCSWGFGNNGCDGGEEWRAYEWVMKHGGIATTETYGSYMGMNGFCHMNSSELVAPIKSYTNVTSGDAEALKLALFKNGPVAVSIDASHRSFVFYSYGVYYEPACGNTTQDLDHAVLAVGYGALNGEPYWLVKNSWSTYWGNDGYILMSMKDNNCGVTTDATYVTLM